The proteins below come from a single Mus musculus strain C57BL/6J chromosome 5, GRCm38.p6 C57BL/6J genomic window:
- the Cmklr1 gene encoding chemokine-like receptor 1 isoform X1, protein MEYDAYNDSGIYDDEYSDGFGYFVDLEEASPWEAKVAPVFLVVIYSLVCFLGLLGNGLVIVIATFKMKKTVNTVWFVNLAVADFLFNIFLPMHITYAAMDYHWVFGKAMCKISNFLLSHNMYTSVFLLTVISFDRCISVLLPVWSQNHRSIRLAYMTCSAVWVLAFFLSSPSLVFRDTANIHGKITCFNNFSLAAPESSPHPAHSQVVSTGYSRHVAVTVTRFLCGFLIPVFIITACYLTIVFKLQRNRLAKNKKPFKIIITIIITFFLCWCPYHTLYLLELHHTAVPSSVFSLGLPLATAVAIANSCMNPILYVFMGHDFRKFKVALFSRLANALSEDTGPSSYPSHRSFTKMSSLNEKASVNEKETSTL, encoded by the coding sequence ATGGAGTACGACGCTTACAACGACTCCGGCATCTATGATGATGAGTACTCTGATggctttggctactttgtggacTTGGAGGAGGCGAGTCCGTGGGAGGCCAAGGTGGCCCCGGTCTTCCTGGTGGTGATCTACAGCTTGGTGTGCTTCCTCGGTCTCCTAGGCAACGGCCTGGTGATTGTCATCGCCACCTTCAAGATGAAGAAGACCGTGAACACTGTGTGGTTTGTCAACCTGGCTGTGGCCGACTTCCTGTTCAACATCTTTTTGCCGATGCACATCACCTACGCGGCCATGGACTACCACTGGGTGTTCGGGAAGGCCATGTGCAAGATCAGCAACTTCTTGCTCAGCCACAACATGTACACCAGCGTCTTCCTGCTGACTGTCATCAGCTTTGACCGCTGCATCTCCGTGCTGCTCCCCGTCTGGTCCCAGAACCACCGCAGCATCCGCCTGGCCTACATGACCTGCTCGGCCGTCTGGGTCCTGGCTTTCTTCTTGAGCTCCCCGTCCCTTGTCTTCCGGGACACCGCCAACATTCATGGGAAGATAACCTGCTTCAACAACTTCAGCTTGGCCGCGCCTGAGTCCTCCCCACATCCCGCCCACTCGCAAGTAGTTTCCACAGGGTACAGCAGACACGTGGCGGTCACTGTCACCCGCTTCCTTTGCGGCTTCCTGATCCCCGTCTTCATCATCACGGCCTGCTACCTTACCATCGTCTTCAAGCTGCAGCGCAACCGCCTGGCCAAGAACAAGAAGCCCTTCAagatcattatcaccatcatcatcaccttcTTCCTCTGCTGGTGCCCCTACCACACCCTCTACCTGCTGGAGCTCCACCACACAGCTGTGCCAAGCTCTGTCTTCAGCCTGGGGCTACCCCTGGCCACGGCCGTCGCCATCGCCAACAGCTGCATGAACCCCATTCTGTACGTCTTCATGGGCCACGACTTCAGAAAATTCAAGGTGGCCCTCTTCTCCCGCCTGGCCAACGCCCTGAGTGAGGACACAGGCCCCTCCTCCTACCCCAGTCACAGGAGCTTCACCAAGATGTCGTCTTTGAATGAGAAGGCTTCGGTGAATGAGAAGGAGACCAGTACCCTCTGA